One genomic region from Arthrobacter sp. YN encodes:
- a CDS encoding ABC transporter substrate-binding protein — translation MSIRATKKFALKAAAAAAVVAITMTGCGSSPQAASDGTVTLRFSWWGSDVRHKMTQKLIDAFEAQNPTIKVKGEYGDWSGSWDKLATQVASQDAPDIIQMDAAYLGEYAERGALLELKDVDLGKFDAAVADAGKVEGKQYAVTAGVNAQVVLANPSLLSASGVTLPDDKSWTWDEYNKTAAAITEGSKSGVYGSGAVSGDAPMNLWFRQHGKSLFTSDGKFGFDEGDLTGWYEYQAELRDSKAVPPASVMTEDATASVDQQGLATNRFGLAWYWSNQLSALTKASGQPLEIHRPPSTDGSAASAKQFYKSSQFWSASSRTKHPAEVQKFIDFLANNVEAGEIALADRGIPGNSEVRAAVLPKLTPEDAATAKFIDEISSELGDAVPVPPAGSSSAVEAFGRYGLEVHFNRMSPAEAARKAMDEARSALG, via the coding sequence ATGTCGATCCGTGCAACAAAGAAGTTCGCGCTTAAAGCTGCAGCCGCCGCGGCCGTTGTAGCCATCACCATGACAGGTTGCGGCAGTTCGCCGCAGGCCGCCTCCGACGGCACAGTCACCCTGCGCTTCAGCTGGTGGGGCTCGGATGTCCGCCACAAGATGACCCAAAAACTCATTGACGCTTTCGAGGCCCAGAATCCCACCATCAAGGTCAAGGGCGAATACGGCGACTGGTCCGGCTCTTGGGACAAACTCGCTACTCAGGTTGCCTCGCAGGACGCCCCGGACATTATTCAAATGGATGCCGCTTACCTGGGCGAGTACGCCGAGCGCGGCGCCCTCCTGGAACTGAAGGACGTAGACCTGGGCAAGTTCGATGCTGCCGTTGCAGATGCAGGCAAGGTTGAAGGCAAGCAGTATGCCGTCACTGCCGGCGTGAACGCCCAGGTAGTTCTGGCCAACCCATCCCTCCTGTCGGCCAGCGGTGTCACGTTGCCCGATGACAAGAGCTGGACCTGGGACGAATACAACAAGACGGCGGCCGCCATCACCGAAGGCAGCAAGAGCGGCGTCTATGGTTCCGGAGCCGTCAGCGGCGACGCTCCCATGAATCTCTGGTTCCGTCAGCACGGCAAGTCGCTCTTTACCTCTGACGGCAAGTTCGGCTTTGACGAGGGCGACCTGACGGGCTGGTACGAATACCAGGCCGAACTCCGCGATTCCAAGGCCGTGCCGCCCGCCTCGGTGATGACCGAGGACGCCACCGCTTCCGTGGACCAACAAGGCCTGGCTACCAACAGGTTCGGGCTTGCCTGGTACTGGTCCAACCAGCTGAGCGCCCTGACCAAAGCGTCCGGCCAGCCCTTGGAGATCCACCGTCCACCGAGCACGGACGGCAGCGCCGCGAGTGCCAAGCAGTTCTACAAGTCCTCACAGTTCTGGTCGGCGAGTTCCCGCACCAAGCACCCGGCCGAGGTGCAGAAGTTCATCGACTTCCTGGCCAACAATGTGGAGGCCGGCGAGATTGCCCTCGCTGACCGCGGTATCCCGGGCAACTCGGAGGTCCGCGCAGCAGTCCTGCCCAAGCTGACACCGGAAGACGCAGCCACGGCTAAGTTCATTGACGAGATCTCCTCCGAATTGGGAGACGCAGTGCCGGTACCTCCGGCAGGTTCCAGTTCCGCCGTCGAGGCTTTTGGCCGCTACGGACTGGAAGTGCACTTTAACCGGATGTCACCCGCAGAAGCTGCCAGGAAGGCCATGGACGAAGCCAGGAGCGCGCTGGGTTAG
- a CDS encoding MFS transporter produces the protein MSPRPFPLRPKSTTTKEASAPRTRSTETWHYPLRHHNYRIFVALSLVGSGGVWMQRLAQDWLVLQLTGSPAAVGLAVALQFLPMLVVGPISGVLVDLFPKRRILLVCQSVAVLLAAGLAVWNATGGTDVWVVYASCIALGITSAIDGPARQVFVNEVVGDTGLPAAIGLNSAVSQLGAMVGPALAGVVIAQAGPAAAFAANAGLGLAVLVMIVSIRPGELHHSPEVGGHEPRRGRILAGFRFVRERPPLLLTMLLAGLLGAFGMNGPVVLAAFADQVWHSGPAGFGLFNTVSALGALVGALVATRIKRFGRKGIVASAGLFGLTQLLAAVMPTQEWFVVMLIVVGFMTLLFLTSAATAVQLEAGASVRGRVLALYFPLLLGGHALGGLLAGWLTEDFGVRTGLVVTGALGMASAAVIGFLLWSYSRRRR, from the coding sequence GTGTCGCCGCGCCCGTTCCCACTGCGCCCCAAATCCACCACCACAAAAGAAGCATCCGCCCCACGGACACGCTCCACAGAGACCTGGCACTACCCGCTGCGGCACCACAATTACCGGATCTTCGTGGCCCTTTCCCTGGTAGGAAGCGGCGGAGTGTGGATGCAAAGGCTGGCGCAGGACTGGCTGGTTCTCCAGCTCACGGGGAGCCCGGCGGCGGTGGGACTCGCCGTGGCGTTGCAGTTCCTGCCCATGCTGGTGGTGGGCCCCATCAGTGGTGTGCTGGTGGATCTCTTCCCCAAACGACGCATCCTCCTTGTCTGCCAGTCTGTTGCGGTCTTGCTGGCTGCCGGACTGGCGGTATGGAACGCCACCGGTGGCACCGACGTCTGGGTGGTCTACGCCTCCTGCATCGCCTTGGGCATCACCAGTGCCATCGATGGACCAGCGCGGCAGGTGTTCGTCAACGAGGTGGTGGGCGATACCGGACTCCCCGCAGCCATCGGCCTCAACAGCGCCGTTAGCCAACTGGGTGCCATGGTTGGACCCGCACTTGCCGGCGTGGTCATTGCCCAAGCAGGTCCGGCCGCGGCGTTCGCTGCCAATGCCGGCTTGGGGTTGGCCGTCCTGGTGATGATCGTGTCCATCCGGCCAGGCGAGCTCCACCACTCACCCGAGGTGGGTGGGCACGAGCCGCGGCGTGGCCGGATCCTGGCTGGTTTCCGTTTTGTCCGGGAGCGTCCGCCGTTGCTCCTGACTATGCTGCTGGCAGGTTTGCTGGGCGCGTTCGGCATGAACGGACCCGTGGTCCTGGCAGCCTTCGCGGACCAGGTGTGGCACAGCGGTCCTGCTGGGTTCGGCCTCTTCAACACAGTCAGCGCCCTGGGGGCCTTGGTGGGGGCCTTGGTGGCCACGCGGATCAAGCGCTTTGGCCGCAAGGGGATTGTGGCCAGTGCCGGGCTTTTTGGCCTGACGCAACTGCTGGCCGCCGTGATGCCTACACAGGAATGGTTTGTGGTGATGCTCATTGTGGTGGGCTTCATGACGCTGCTGTTCCTCACGAGCGCAGCTACCGCCGTCCAGTTGGAGGCCGGCGCCAGCGTTCGCGGCAGGGTCCTGGCCCTCTACTTCCCGTTGCTTCTGGGTGGGCACGCGCTGGGTGGATTGCTGGCGGGATGGCTGACGGAGGATTTTGGCGTCCGTACTGGATTGGTGGTCACCGGTGCGTTGGGTATGGCCTCGGCCGCTGTGATTGGTTTCCTGCTGTGGAGCTACTCACGCCGTCGACGCTGA
- a CDS encoding carbohydrate ABC transporter permease, which yields MTTMATPTQNQPTTPATPAPVYNPKSESTTVKRIKSTIFHVVALALVAMVLYPALWMISASFKPNSEIGGANNALWSANFSFDNFVTAMEGIGGVSTLTFFTNSLILAVGAVVGTVLSASISAYAFARINFPGRGLFFGMMIATLLLPFHVVIIPQYIVFQQLGLVDTYVPLLIGKFLAADAFFVFLMVQFMRGLPAELDEAARIDGAGHVRIFGSIMLPLMKPALISTSIFSFIWSWNDFLGPLLYLNTPEKYPLPLALRLFVDQTQSSDYGAMIAMSVLALLPVLVFFLVFQRYIVEGVSTQGLKG from the coding sequence GTGACAACCATGGCAACTCCCACCCAGAACCAACCAACAACGCCCGCCACCCCGGCGCCGGTCTACAACCCGAAGTCCGAGTCCACCACGGTCAAGCGGATCAAGAGCACCATTTTCCACGTCGTTGCCCTGGCCTTGGTGGCGATGGTCCTCTACCCGGCCCTGTGGATGATCTCCGCGTCTTTCAAGCCGAACTCCGAGATCGGCGGCGCGAACAACGCGTTGTGGTCGGCCAACTTCAGCTTCGATAACTTCGTCACGGCCATGGAAGGCATCGGCGGGGTCTCCACCCTGACGTTCTTCACCAACTCCCTGATCCTGGCCGTTGGGGCCGTGGTGGGCACCGTGCTCTCGGCATCGATCTCCGCCTACGCCTTCGCCCGGATCAACTTCCCGGGCCGTGGACTGTTCTTCGGCATGATGATCGCCACTTTGCTGCTGCCCTTCCACGTGGTGATCATCCCGCAGTACATCGTGTTCCAGCAGCTTGGCCTGGTGGACACCTACGTTCCGCTGCTGATCGGCAAGTTCCTCGCCGCCGACGCGTTCTTCGTCTTCCTCATGGTCCAGTTCATGCGTGGTCTCCCGGCCGAACTGGATGAGGCAGCCCGCATCGACGGCGCCGGACACGTCCGCATCTTCGGCTCCATCATGCTCCCGCTGATGAAGCCGGCCCTGATCTCCACCTCGATCTTCTCCTTCATCTGGAGCTGGAACGACTTCCTGGGCCCGCTGCTCTACCTGAACACCCCCGAAAAATACCCGCTCCCACTCGCGCTGCGGCTCTTCGTTGACCAAACCCAGTCCTCGGACTACGGAGCCATGATCGCGATGTCCGTCCTGGCACTCCTCCCGGTCCTGGTCTTCTTCCTCGTCTTCCAGCGCTACATCGTAGAAGGCGTCTCAACACAAGGTCTCAAAGGCTGA
- a CDS encoding Poxvirus protein I5: MKATGTSSGKSGIPVNRFALFAETILAGVIVLLLSVPLVTAPAAYAAGVAHLERHLSGRDDSLRSLWGNFRRALPGSWKFGITTAVAAVVIVLNLLLALVGQLPGRAVILPATLILAAAGAVLLLRTAANWSGGVNWDGDAGRQPAEVPGRQRWAAAYSSAKDDSVRDWSGSLLLLAALFMTVVFVWMLQALFVIVPGTLVLAAAAVKIRSHR, translated from the coding sequence ATGAAGGCCACTGGCACGTCATCGGGGAAGTCCGGAATTCCGGTCAACCGCTTTGCCCTCTTCGCCGAGACCATCCTGGCGGGGGTCATCGTGCTCCTCTTGTCCGTCCCCTTGGTGACGGCGCCGGCTGCCTATGCGGCCGGCGTCGCGCACCTGGAAAGGCACCTCAGCGGCAGGGACGATTCCCTCCGCAGCTTGTGGGGCAATTTCCGTCGCGCGCTTCCCGGCAGTTGGAAGTTTGGCATCACGACGGCGGTAGCCGCCGTCGTGATTGTCCTGAACCTGTTGCTCGCCCTGGTGGGTCAACTGCCCGGGCGCGCCGTCATCTTGCCGGCCACGCTGATACTGGCCGCGGCCGGGGCGGTTCTCCTGCTCCGCACCGCTGCCAACTGGAGCGGTGGCGTGAACTGGGACGGCGATGCAGGCCGGCAGCCTGCTGAAGTACCGGGCCGGCAACGCTGGGCCGCTGCCTACTCCAGCGCCAAGGATGACTCAGTGCGTGACTGGAGCGGTTCCTTGCTGTTGCTCGCCGCCCTCTTCATGACGGTCGTCTTCGTCTGGATGTTGCAGGCGTTGTTCGTGATCGTTCCAGGGACCCTGGTCCTGGCCGCCGCAGCCGTCAAGATCCGCTCCCACCGCTGA